The following are from one region of the Capsicum annuum cultivar UCD-10X-F1 chromosome 1, UCD10Xv1.1, whole genome shotgun sequence genome:
- the LOC107861907 gene encoding uncharacterized protein LOC107861907 has protein sequence MVEVKRISDRLMTIKLVIEGFSLYVYSIYALQVGLEEEVKVRFWEALDEVVISVPSSEKIVIAGDFNGHIGDLPRSYNDVHRGFGFGDRNGKESALLNFARAFGLVEVNSSFPK, from the coding sequence atggtggaggttaagaggatcaGCGATAGACTGATGACGATTAAGTTGGTTATTGAGGGGTTTTCGTTGTATGTGTATAGTATTTATGCACTGCAAGTAGGTTTGGAAGAGGAGGTGAAAGTGAGATTCTGGGAGGCATTGGACGAGGTGGTGATAAGCGTGCCTAGCTCAGAAAAGATTGTCATTGCGGGAGACTTTAATGGGCATATTGGGGATCTTCCGAGAAGTTATAATGATGTGCAtagaggttttggttttggtgataGAAATGGCAAGGAATCTGCTCTGCTGAATTTTGCAAGGGCTTTTGGACTGGTGGAGGTGAATTCAAGCTTTCCAAAGTAG